The following are from one region of the Achromobacter xylosoxidans genome:
- a CDS encoding NADP-dependent oxidoreductase has translation MSIATREIHLKHRPTGLPTPADFALVETTLPAPKPGQILVRNLWMSVDPYMRGRMDERKSYIDPFALDQVMDGAAVGVVEQSADPRFAAGDRVVHFAGWREHALIDAAHATPVADDGIPLQTYLGALGFPGLTAYVGLTRIANAQAGETIFVSAASGAVGSVVVQMAKQMGLRVVASAGSEDKARWLRDVAGADAVIDYRNAPDLTAALAQAAPQGIDIYFDNVGGDHLDSALALARDHARFVLCGMISGYNEGKPAVGVRNLFSAIEKRIKLQGLIASDHIDVLPEFVPRMSAWIKAGQVQLRETVVDGLERAPEAFIGLFKGANTGKMLVRLTKS, from the coding sequence ATGTCTATCGCCACCCGGGAAATCCACTTGAAGCATCGCCCCACGGGGCTGCCCACGCCAGCCGACTTCGCGCTGGTCGAAACAACGCTGCCCGCGCCCAAGCCGGGGCAGATCCTGGTCCGCAATCTGTGGATGTCGGTAGATCCGTACATGCGCGGCCGCATGGATGAACGCAAGAGCTACATCGATCCGTTCGCGCTGGATCAGGTGATGGACGGCGCGGCGGTCGGCGTGGTCGAGCAGAGCGCCGATCCGCGCTTCGCCGCAGGCGACCGCGTGGTGCATTTCGCCGGGTGGCGCGAGCACGCGCTGATCGACGCGGCGCACGCCACCCCTGTCGCCGACGACGGCATTCCCTTGCAGACCTATCTGGGCGCGCTGGGCTTTCCGGGCTTGACGGCCTACGTGGGGCTGACGCGGATCGCCAACGCGCAAGCAGGCGAGACCATTTTCGTGTCCGCAGCCAGCGGCGCGGTCGGCAGCGTGGTGGTCCAGATGGCCAAGCAGATGGGGTTGCGCGTGGTGGCGTCCGCGGGGTCGGAGGACAAGGCGCGCTGGCTGCGCGACGTGGCCGGGGCCGACGCGGTCATCGACTACCGCAACGCGCCTGACCTGACCGCGGCGCTGGCGCAGGCCGCGCCGCAGGGCATCGACATCTACTTCGACAACGTTGGCGGCGACCACCTGGACAGCGCGCTGGCGCTGGCTCGCGATCATGCGCGTTTCGTGTTGTGCGGCATGATCTCGGGTTACAACGAGGGCAAGCCGGCCGTCGGCGTGCGCAACCTGTTTTCGGCCATTGAAAAGCGCATCAAGCTGCAGGGCCTGATCGCATCCGATCACATTGACGTACTGCCGGAATTCGTCCCCCGGATGAGCGCGTGGATCAAGGCCGGACAGGTGCAGCTGCGGGAAACGGTG